In Salvia miltiorrhiza cultivar Shanhuang (shh) chromosome 4, IMPLAD_Smil_shh, whole genome shotgun sequence, the DNA window CATCTTACTAACCAAAAAATCAATCTTCCTCTCGACATCCTTGATGTCGTAGAGGATCACCCTAGGCTCCTTCCACAACACCGTAAACGCATCTCTATATATCAAACCATGTTTCCTCAAGCAATCAACCCTCAGCTTCACTCTGTACCCAGCCCTAAACTCTCCATCCCTGAATATACTCTCCTTGATCGCCAACCGGCATTTCAAGCTTCGTAGCATCTCCAGACAATGTGAGAGCTCCCCATTTTCCAAACCAAGAACTTGTGGCTCTCTCACCACCTCCCTCCTAACATCACTCAAGCTGAATCCCAAATCCCCAAACTCATCGAGCAATGGTTTCAATCGCTTCTCCACTCCAAATGCAAGAATCCTAGGATATAAACGTATAACCCTATCAATTTCACTTCTGCGGATTCCAATTCCCATCAAGAACTCAACTTTATCGTGCAGCTCATCATCAACTGACATGATCGCCATAGGCACattctctaaaaccctaatgaCAGTGGCCTCACTAAACCCCAAACTCTTCAAACACCCCACACGCCTAGAAACATCATTTGGGCTTAGCCCAAATTTCGAGACTAATTCGAGAATGTTACAGGTTGCAATCGACGAAATATTGCGGATACCCAACTGATTAATACCATATTTCCAAGTTTCCAAGAGTGAAAGCTGCAGAACTCTGGGACAACTGGTTACAGTCGAAACAAGAAATTCTCGAGAGGGGTTTAACGACAGCAAGATCTTGAAATAATTTTCTATTTCTCGGGGAGCTGAATTCTGTATAAATTCATTCTTTTTGAGAAAATTGGGGAGCTCGCTCGGCGGGAAGCCATACCTCCGGAAGAGATTGCAGAGGGGAGTCGGATTTTCGTGATGGGATGGAGAAGTTGTGGAGAGAGATCGGG includes these proteins:
- the LOC131020294 gene encoding transcription termination factor MTERF15, mitochondrial isoform X1 — its product is MAIRIKPLYHYIANSSISFPNLLSRSLSTTSPSHHENPTPLCNLFRRYGFPPSELPNFLKKNEFIQNSAPREIENYFKILLSLNPSREFLVSTVTSCPRVLQLSLLETWKYGINQLGIRNISSIATCNILELVSKFGLSPNDVSRRVGCLKSLGFSEATVIRVLENVPMAIMSVDDELHDKVEFLMGIGIRRSEIDRVIRLYPRILAFGVEKRLKPLLDEFGDLGFSLSDVRREVVREPQVLGLENGELSHCLEMLRSLKCRLAIKESIFRDGEFRAGYRVKLRVDCLRKHGLIYRDAFTVLWKEPRVILYDIKDVERKIDFLVSKMKFSIECLVEVPEYLGVNFDKQIVPRFNVIDHLRSRGGLGDEVGLRKLVKMSRLRFYNMYVKPYPDCEKIYGRFAEKSAVQTPHSAGMWKLFRPQKYPQTEEDVKNIRYFMESFPK